From Pongo pygmaeus isolate AG05252 chromosome 2, NHGRI_mPonPyg2-v2.0_pri, whole genome shotgun sequence, a single genomic window includes:
- the LOC129032979 gene encoding uncharacterized protein LOC129032979: MTSFPGSPAARHSNSDMTSFPGSPAARPSNWNIGSLPVPPWVSSCTASTWNISSSPGLQLHGPQPATPSPHWVPRCTAFKLEHQLPTGYPAAQASNWNIGSLPGLQVHSPQTGTSAPRQVTSCIALKLEHQLPTGSPAAWPSNCNIGSQQSLQLHGHQTGTSAPPWVSSCTDLKLEHQLPARSSTAWPSNWNISSTPGSPAAWPYNWNISFPPGVQLHSPQMGTSALCRVSSCTALKLEHQLPAGFKLFQFEGHAAGDPVGT, translated from the exons ATGACCTCCTTCcccgggtctccagctgcacggcaCTCGAATTCGGACATGACCTCCTTCcccgggtctccagctgcacggccctcaaactggaacatcgGCTCCCTGCCGG TTCccccctgggtctccagctgcaccGCCTCAAcctggaacatcagctcctccccgggTCTCCAGCTCCACGGCCCTCAACCTGCAACACCATCTCCCCACTGGGTCCCCAGATGCACGGCCTTCAAACTGGAACATCAACTCCCCACCGGGTATCCAGCTGCACAGGCCTCAAACTGGAACATTGGCTCCCTGCCAGGTCTCCAGGTGCAcagccctcaaactggaacatcagctccccgCCAGGTCACCAGCTGCATagccctcaaactggaacatcagctccccactgggtctccagctgcatggccCTCAAATTGCAACATCGGCTCCCAGCAGAGTCTCCAGCTGCACGGCCatcaaactggaacatcagctcccccgtgggtctccagctgcacagaCCTCAAACTTGAACATCAGCTCCCCGCCAGATCATCAACCGCatggccctcaaactggaacattAGCTCCACCCCTGGGTCTCCAGCAGCATGGCCCTACAACTGGAACATCAGCTTCCCCCCGGGTGTCCAGCTGCACAGCCCTCAAATGGGAACATCAGCTCTCTgccgggtctccagctgcacggccctcaaactagaacatcagctccccgCTGGGTTCAAActgttccagtttgagggccatgcagctggagacccggtGGGGACCTGA